Within Amycolatopsis sp. FDAARGOS 1241, the genomic segment ACGGCGGACAGCTGTGGCCCGCGTACCAGCCGGTGGTCGACCTGAGCAGCGGCGAAATGGTGGGTGTGGAAGCGTTGCTGCGCTGGACGCACCCGAAGCACGGCGCGATCTCGCCCGGCGAGTTCATCCCGCTGGCCGAGGAGAGCGAGCTGATCAACGAGCTCGGCAAGCTCGTGCTCCGGGACACCACAAGAGAAGTGGCGGAACAGCGGGCGGCGCTGGGACTGGACCTGTCGCTGAAGGTGAACCTCTCCGTGCGGCAGCTGGAAGACCCGCAGCTGGTGCCGGCGGTCCGCGACGCGCTCGCGACCACGGGCCTCCCGCCCGGCGCGTTGTGCCTGGAAGTGACTGAGAGCGCGTTGATGCGCGACGAAACCGCCGCCGGAGAAGTGCTGGTAGCCCTGCGTTCCCTCGGTGTGCTGCTGGCCATCGACGACTTCGGCACGGGTTACTCGTCGCTCGCCCAACTGCGCCGGCTGACCCTCGACACCCTCAAGATCGACCGTTCCTTCATCACGGGCATCGCCGAATCCCGCGACGCGGCGGCGATCGTCGCGAGCATCATCACCATGGCGCACGCGGTGGGGCTCACCGTCGTCGCCGAGGGCGTCGAATCGGCCGAAGAGCTGTCCCTGCTGCGCGAACTCGGCTGCGACCAGGCCCAGGGTTACCACCTGGGCCGTCCACTGCCCGCGGCCGAGCTCTTCGGCCAGTAGCCGCCGCCCGCTGGTCAGTACACCTCCAGCAATGCTTCGAGCTCGTCTCGCACGAGCTCGATGTCCAAGTCCTGCAACGTCTTCTCGAGATCCTGGGGTTCGATCGTCCGGGTTTCGCCGCTGCCGTCGGGGCGTTCTTCCGTGAGTTCGCGCCCGAGCAGGCGCCGGAAGCGGCCCGGTTCGAGCCGCATGATCACCAGCCGCCCGGTGAACGGCGAGTTCGGGTGCGTCGACGTGTAGTGGTGGAAGACCTCGTAGTCCAGCGGTTCACTGTGGACCTTCGGCAGGAACTCGTGCAGGTCGTCCCAGCCGTCGTCGGTCCGTTTCTGCAGGATCCACCAGCCGTCGCGTTCGACGAGCCGGTGTGGCCAGCCTGCCTGGTCCACCACGGCGCCGTCGGCGAGCGGCATCGGCACCAGGATCCCCGCGCCGAACCCGACGTCCACGAGGTGCTTCGCGCCGTCCACGGTCACGATCAGGGTCATGTGCGTGTACGGCCCGCCGCGCCGCGGCTGCACCCGCGCGGCCGTCCGCTGCACCTCGTACCCCAGCCGCTCGGCGACGGCGGCGAAGAGGCCGGCCTGTTCGTAGCAGTAGCCCCCGCGCCGCCGTCCCACGAGCTTCTCACTCACCACGTCGAGCCCGATCCCCCGGTGCCGCTTGAGCACGACGTCCACGTTCTCGAACGGGATTGTCTCCACGTGCGCCCTGGCCAGCGCAGTCAGCGCGGCGGCCGAAGGGTTTTCCTCCGGCCGCCCGACCCGCCGCAGGTACGCGGTAAGGTCCACCGCGCCGATGTGCCACTCCCCGGTCATGGTGACCAGGGTGCAACCTCGACCATGGTGCAGGTCAAGGCCGTCAGGCCTCGAACACGATCGGCCGCACCTCGACCGCGGTGTACTTCGCGTCCGGGATCTCGGCGGCGAGCTCCACGGCGCGGGCCTCGTTCTCGACGTCCACCACGTAGTAGCCGCAGAAGAACGTCTGCCCCTGGCTGGCCAGGCCCTGTTCGCTGCTCGGCTTCCCGTCGCGCACCCGCACGGTCTTGCTGCTCGCCGGCTCGCCCAACGCCTGCGTCCCGACGATCTCGGCGGCGTGGCGCTTGAGGAACGCGCCGTGCCCGTCGCCGATCTCCTGCTTGGCGGCCTCCGGCAGCGTCTCCCACAGGGCGGGGTCCAGGTGGAGGGTGAGTGTGTACTTCATGGTTTGCTCCTTCGTCCATTGGTGCCGGTTTCGCCGAGGAGTCGGAGCGGGCGCGGACTTCCGGACACGCCTTCCCAGCCGAATTTCGATGGCCGATCAAGCCGTTGCCGCCGCCTACGCCCGGCTGGTGATCAACCGGAAGCCCACGTCGATCTCCTGCTGGTCCAGGAGACCGGCGTGGTTTCGGTGCCAGGTCCCGTCCGCGAGGTCCCGCTTCAGTTTCGTGATACCGCGCCAGACGGCCTCCGGGTCGGTCTGCGCGAACGCCGAGGAGTTCCGCCGTACCCGCTCGTCGAGGTACGCCTCGGGCCTGCGCCAATACGCCGGGAAGACCCCGTCGGTGAAATCCCACGGCACGGGCAGCACCTCGATGCGGTCCGCCCCGAGCTCTTCGGCGATCTCGTCGG encodes:
- a CDS encoding arylamine N-acetyltransferase, with translation MTGEWHIGAVDLTAYLRRVGRPEENPSAAALTALARAHVETIPFENVDVVLKRHRGIGLDVVSEKLVGRRRGGYCYEQAGLFAAVAERLGYEVQRTAARVQPRRGGPYTHMTLIVTVDGAKHLVDVGFGAGILVPMPLADGAVVDQAGWPHRLVERDGWWILQKRTDDGWDDLHEFLPKVHSEPLDYEVFHHYTSTHPNSPFTGRLVIMRLEPGRFRRLLGRELTEERPDGSGETRTIEPQDLEKTLQDLDIELVRDELEALLEVY
- a CDS encoding YciI family protein; the protein is MKYTLTLHLDPALWETLPEAAKQEIGDGHGAFLKRHAAEIVGTQALGEPASSKTVRVRDGKPSSEQGLASQGQTFFCGYYVVDVENEARAVELAAEIPDAKYTAVEVRPIVFEA